GAGAGGATGATAGCTGTGAATACATTCAAATGGATTAGTCATGAACAGATGTATGTAGATGAAATACATGTTGAAAAATGTGGTCCTCTTTCAGTCGGCGTATATGGGGGAAATCAAGAGAGTGATGCATATGAACGAGGAGATGCGGTGCTGGCTTGGTGGGATCCTGAATTACAATTTGAATTTGTTATGATTTTTGATACACATCACAAAACAAAAAATATAGATTATATAATAGAAGCGATTTCGGAAAGAAAAGAAAAACTAAAAGAGTTATTCTCATATCCAATACATTTAGCTTTCCATCATACACATATGTACTTATTAGCGTTATTTACAGATGAGTTATTTATTAAAAAGTGTGATCAAGATGATGAGGAACTCGCTTGCTTAATTTGTTTACGAAAAGGCGAATTTTTATATTGGTTATCAGTTGGTGATTGTTTCGCGTATTTATTCCATTCTGAGAAAACGAAAAATGGAAAAGGACGATTAAATAAACGGAAGAATTACGAATATATTGGCAGGAAAAATATTTTTGCAGCAAATACACCTTGCTTTACGTCAGGTGTAAGAGGATTAGAAAAAGGAATGAATCACATTGTAATGGCAACGGACGGTATTTTAGAGTGTGACAAACGAAGGTTTGATGATGATCAATCTTTAGTAGAAATATTACACGACGGAAATAGCTTGCAGATTGAGCCCGTATTAACAAATGTACTGCAGTGGAAAGGTAGAGACTGTGCCACGATTATTGGATGGTCTATTGATACTGATAATAAACAATGTGCTAATTAATATAAAAGGAGTTCAAGGTTTTTATCCTTGAACTCCTTTTTGTTAAGCAATATGGATGTGATATGTTTTTAACCATTCATTTACTTGTAGCATATACTCCATGGCACTTCTTGCTTCAAAATTGTTAATCTCTTTATTACTTTGATCAGCAATTGAAAGTAAGATGGAATGGTTAATAAGTGAGAAAATAGGATTGTTTTTATGGCTACACATATCAAGTGTTAAATTACGGATTGTTTGTAAGTAGTGTGGATCTTGTGAAGTTGGATAAGCGCTTTTTCTTCTATTACGTACATCGTCAGGTAAAGCTGGTTGTAGTGCTCTACGTAAAATGCCTTTTTCAATATTATCAATACTTTTTATGTTGAAAGGAACATTCCATAAATATTCAACTAATCTATAATCGCAAAACGGTACACGAACTTCAAATCCAACAGCCATACTCATACGATCTTTACGGTCAAGTAAGAAAGGAAGGAATCTTGTTAAAAATAAATAAAACATTTGGCGTTGTTTCGCGGATTTTTTACTTTCCCCTTCAAGAGTAGGTACTTCAAGTATCGCTTCTTGGAATCGTGTATCAATATAGTTTTCTAGATTACATTGGTTACTTACTTCATTTAGTAGAAGAGGAGATGTATTTTTCCAATTTGTTAGCCAAGGAAACTTATCTACATATAGTAATTCTTCTTGATGAAACCAAGGGTATCCACCGAATACTTCATCAGCCGATTCACCGGATAAAGCTACGGTCGCATCTTTTTTCATTTCGCAAAATAGTAAATATAGTGAAGTTTCCATTTCACCAGCACTTGGTAAATCTTTCGCATGAAGGGGAACGAATAAGTGATTTGCTAATTCTTCAGCATTCACAATAATATCATGATGCGCTGTCCCTACATGTTCAGAAACGCGTTTTACCCAAGGAGCGTCTAAACCAGTGCGAGCAAATGTCAGCTCGAAATCTTTTGCACTATTTACAAAGTCAACGGAATACGTATGAAGTGTTTTATTTTCCGCAGCAAATTCTTTACCCGCAAGTGCAGTAATACCGCTAGAGTCTAATCCGCCTGATAACATACAAACGAGAGGAACATCGGCAATTAATTGTCTTTTTACTGTATCTTGTAAAATAGATAAAATATGCGAAGATGTATCTTCTATAGAGTCTGTATGGAACTTACTTTCTAAATTCCAATACTTCGTAACTACTTTTTTATGACGTGTAAATGTTATAGAATGTCCAGCACGCACTTCTTGAATATGTTTAAAGACGCCACATCCAGGAGTTCGAAATAAGCCTAATCCAAATATTTCATTTATGCCATCCGCATCAATTTCAGCAGGAACAGATGGATGCGCTAATAATGCTTTTATTTCAGATCCGAAAATAATGCTGTCATTTCTTTCTGTGTAAAAGAGTGGTTTTACACCTAAATGATCACGCGCTAAAAATAATTGTTGCTTCTGATCATCCCATAAGGCGAAAGCGAAAATTCCGTTTAAATGTTGTACGCAGTCTTCTTTCCATTCTAAATAAGCATGTAGTAATACTTCTGTATCTGAATGGGTTTCAAATGCATGCCCACATTTTTGAAGCTGCTCTTTAAGTTCACGGAAATTATAAATTTCTCCATTATAAGTAAGAGCATACGTATAATCACCAGCACGGAATGTCTTCGGCTGTGTCCCGCCTTCTGGATCAATTACAATTAAACGCCGGTGTGCAAAGGCCGCATGAGGTGAAAACCAAAATCCTTCAGCATCTGGACCACGATGCTCAATACTATTTGCCATCTTTTTTAAAATAACATGTTGATTTGAAAGGTCTTCCTTCCAATCTACCCAACCTGTAATTCCACACATACACATCTCATCTCCTAAATTAAAATAGTAGATTAACGAAATAAAATGTACACTAAGTTAAAAAGTGACTATATAAATAGTGTACTACATGAATTAAATTACAGACTTGAGAAAATTTTCTTTGAACGCATAGTTATGTGAGACAATGGCTAAGGGAAAGTATTCCAAAAAATAAAAAGATGAGAGAAAAAATTTTCTCAGACGTTATATAGGGTGTAAAAGCTTTTACAAAACAATAAGGGGAATCGCTACATGAAATCAAATGAGAAAAATTTTATAAAAAGATTACAGCGGCAAAAAGAAGACGCGTTAGAATTTGTTGTCGATACATACTTACCACTCATAAAGGGGATCACGCATAAAGTTCTACTTCCCATTCAAAATGATGGACTCATAGAGGAATGTATAAACGATATATTTCTTTCCATTTGGAATAACGCAAATAAATTTCATGGAGAGCCGAGTGATTTTAAAAAGTGGATTGCAGCGATTGCAAAGTTTAAAGCAATTGATTATTACCGGAAATCGACTAAAACGGTAGAAATCATTTCAGATGAGTTTCATATCAGTACAGAAAAATCAGCAGAAGACGAATTAATCGTTATGGAAGATAGGGAAGAATTATTGAAGCTCATTAATCAATTAGAACCGCTAGATCAAAAGGTGTTCATTATGAAATATTTACTTGGTATGAAGACAGAGGAAATAGGTGACAAGTTAGGATTAACTCGGGCA
This DNA window, taken from Bacillus cereus ATCC 14579, encodes the following:
- a CDS encoding protein phosphatase 2C domain-containing protein, which produces MCKGIHLARERMIAVNTFKWISHEQMYVDEIHVEKCGPLSVGVYGGNQESDAYERGDAVLAWWDPELQFEFVMIFDTHHKTKNIDYIIEAISERKEKLKELFSYPIHLAFHHTHMYLLALFTDELFIKKCDQDDEELACLICLRKGEFLYWLSVGDCFAYLFHSEKTKNGKGRLNKRKNYEYIGRKNIFAANTPCFTSGVRGLEKGMNHIVMATDGILECDKRRFDDDQSLVEILHDGNSLQIEPVLTNVLQWKGRDCATIIGWSIDTDNKQCAN
- a CDS encoding sigma-70 family RNA polymerase sigma factor; amino-acid sequence: MKSNEKNFIKRLQRQKEDALEFVVDTYLPLIKGITHKVLLPIQNDGLIEECINDIFLSIWNNANKFHGEPSDFKKWIAAIAKFKAIDYYRKSTKTVEIISDEFHISTEKSAEDELIVMEDREELLKLINQLEPLDQKVFIMKYLLGMKTEEIGDKLGLTRAAIDNRVYRGKKKLQQNATNISFGGSAI
- the asnB gene encoding asparagine synthase (glutamine-hydrolyzing), which produces MCGITGWVDWKEDLSNQHVILKKMANSIEHRGPDAEGFWFSPHAAFAHRRLIVIDPEGGTQPKTFRAGDYTYALTYNGEIYNFRELKEQLQKCGHAFETHSDTEVLLHAYLEWKEDCVQHLNGIFAFALWDDQKQQLFLARDHLGVKPLFYTERNDSIIFGSEIKALLAHPSVPAEIDADGINEIFGLGLFRTPGCGVFKHIQEVRAGHSITFTRHKKVVTKYWNLESKFHTDSIEDTSSHILSILQDTVKRQLIADVPLVCMLSGGLDSSGITALAGKEFAAENKTLHTYSVDFVNSAKDFELTFARTGLDAPWVKRVSEHVGTAHHDIIVNAEELANHLFVPLHAKDLPSAGEMETSLYLLFCEMKKDATVALSGESADEVFGGYPWFHQEELLYVDKFPWLTNWKNTSPLLLNEVSNQCNLENYIDTRFQEAILEVPTLEGESKKSAKQRQMFYLFLTRFLPFLLDRKDRMSMAVGFEVRVPFCDYRLVEYLWNVPFNIKSIDNIEKGILRRALQPALPDDVRNRRKSAYPTSQDPHYLQTIRNLTLDMCSHKNNPIFSLINHSILLSIADQSNKEINNFEARSAMEYMLQVNEWLKTYHIHIA